One segment of Candidatus Eisenbacteria bacterium DNA contains the following:
- a CDS encoding YciI family protein — protein sequence MLLFQEREGTPPPTPEGMAAMGACAQELVRQKKLRRGFPLAGASDAATARVRDARALVTDGPFAEAKEQVAGVWIVEAADRDEALALARRIPHVDRGPVDVHAIAGRYAFRDTEKGKPFLLVFRLEPGFVHETAMGREMIEFGTGLVEDGTQFETAHLADMPPPVRLETRAGKLAVTDGPFAETKEAVGGYSLVRVADRAAAIEIAKRFPHAKWGPVEVREVLFFDRV from the coding sequence ATGCTGCTGTTCCAGGAACGCGAGGGGACCCCGCCGCCCACGCCCGAGGGCATGGCGGCGATGGGAGCGTGTGCCCAGGAGCTCGTGCGCCAGAAGAAGTTGCGACGCGGTTTCCCTCTCGCCGGCGCCTCCGACGCGGCGACGGCACGCGTGCGGGACGCCCGCGCTCTCGTCACGGACGGGCCCTTCGCGGAGGCGAAGGAGCAGGTCGCCGGCGTCTGGATCGTCGAGGCGGCGGACCGGGACGAGGCGCTCGCGCTGGCGCGGCGCATCCCGCACGTGGACCGGGGGCCCGTCGACGTGCACGCGATCGCCGGGCGCTACGCGTTCCGCGACACCGAGAAGGGCAAGCCCTTCCTGCTCGTGTTCCGCCTCGAGCCCGGCTTCGTCCACGAGACCGCGATGGGACGCGAGATGATCGAGTTCGGGACGGGGCTCGTCGAAGACGGCACGCAGTTCGAGACCGCCCACCTCGCCGACATGCCGCCGCCGGTGCGGCTCGAGACGCGGGCCGGCAAGCTCGCCGTCACCGATGGGCCGTTCGCCGAGACGAAAGAGGCGGTCGGCGGCTACAGCCTCGTGCGCGTCGCCGATCGCGCGGCCGCGATCGAGATCGCGAAGCGATTCCCT